One Besnoitia besnoiti strain Bb-Ger1 chromosome VIII, whole genome shotgun sequence DNA segment encodes these proteins:
- a CDS encoding hypothetical protein (encoded by transcript BESB_083220), giving the protein MHANAQAEPDAPSAVDGQTVAWVLSQLRRRQRELERAGAYEEADEVSASIEKLETYEEINKREQLRTLHLLQRLCVADSHKEERTKFQIAWVAAMERELRARHHRELVVYVEKISCDAQPRAPRWSAKLLALRKQESLQAKAKNYRQAKKTKEAADALEMRELHQWKRIRDAQIQRKEEAWRNKQKLEMQGLLARIESGRRELLRTRDAAQEILIRRYANVVHQLEKEQKITTLKTFPRSRSRLSVNCAAEV; this is encoded by the exons ATGCACGCGAACGCGCAGGCAGAACCCgacgcgccgtctgcggtgGACGGCCAAACCGTGGCGTGGGTTTTATCGCAGctccggcgccggcagcgagagcTGGAGCGCGCAGGGGCCTACGAGGAAGCGGACGAAGTCTCTGCCTCGATCGAAAAACTCGAGACATACGAAGAAATCAACAAACGTGAGCAGCTCAGGACACTCCACCTGCTCCAGCGTCTGTGCGTCGCCGACTCGCACAAGGAAGAACGTACCAAGTTTCAAATCGCATGGGTAG CTGCGATGGAACGCGAGCTTCGAGCGCGCCATCACCGCGAGCTTGTTGTGTACGTCGAGAAAATCTCGTGCGATGCTCAGCCGCGGGCCCCGCGGTGGAGCGCCAAGCTGCTGGCGTTGCGGAAGCAGGAGAGTCTGCAGGCCAAAGCGAAGAATTACCgccaggcgaagaagacgaaggaagcTGCGGACGCACTCGAGATGCGCGAGCTGCACCAGTGGAAGCGAATTCGGGACGCGCAGATTCAAAGGAAAGAGGAGGCGTGGAGGAACAAGCAAAAACTCGAGATGCagggtctcctcgcccgcatcgaaagcggacgacgagagctcctccgcacgcgcgacgccgcgcaagAGATTCTCATCAGACGCTATGCGAACGTCGTGCATCAACTCGAAAAAGAA caaAAGATCACCACACTCAAGACTTTTCCGCGCTCCCGGTCCCGCCTATCCGTGaactgcgccgcggaggtgTAA
- a CDS encoding putative cytochrome c (encoded by transcript BESB_083250), with the protein MSRPQGPSRNGGERVATSRFVEDDDVTDDFVAPPGDAVRGAKLFKKHCAQCHSIFPDGRHLIAGNTSWGPTLWNVYMRTAGVEKDSACSPISAHITDSGVVWNDANLMRYMKNPKMFINGVVGMNFFGISNFQDRVDILHYLRTLTWSHPNGKKILDIMSSENGPKA; encoded by the exons ATGTCACGTCCGCAGGGCCCCTCAAGAAATGGCGGGGAGAGAGTCGCGACCTCGCGGTTTgtggaagacgacgacgtgACAGACGACTTCGTCGCTCCGCCGGGAGACGCTGTCCGCGGTGCGAAGCTTTTCAAGAAGCACTGCGCGCAATGTCACTCGATCTTTCCCGACGGCCGACATCTGATTGCGGGCAACACCTCCTGGGGACCGACCCTCTGGAATGTGTACATGAGAACAGCAGGTGTTGAGAAGGACTCCGCCTGCTCGCCAATCAGCGCGCACATCACCGATTCGGGAGTCGTGTGGAACGACGCCAACCTCATGCG GTACATGAAGAACCCGAAGATGTTCATCAACGGCGTCGTCGGCATGAACTTCTTCGGAATTAGCAACTTCCAAGACCGAGTGGACATCCTGCACTATCTTCGCACACTGACGTGGTCGCATCCGAACGGCAAGAAGATCCTCGATATCATGTCTTCAGAGAACGGACCGAAAGCATGA
- a CDS encoding hypothetical protein (encoded by transcript BESB_083230), producing the protein MTPPRQDKPAERDPAAAVADGDEEEPEKPLPDEGGKERRAEKELAALGDGDRHDGESGAMEMNDSQRAALMNSLNRKDVQSAAHVDPKAVAEVKDLLLLPASVAEKALRSQGGDVSKAVRQFFCGEEQDGEGVLG; encoded by the exons ATGACGCCGCCTCGTCAAGACAAGCCCGCAGAGCGCGACCCTGCGGCAGCTGTCGCGGACGGAGATGAGGAAGAACCTGAAAAGCCTCTTCCCGACGAGGGAGGAAAGGAGCGACGTGCGGAGAAGgagctcgccgctctcggcgacggagatcgtcacgacggcgagagcggcgcgatGGAAATGAACGATTCG CAACGCGCGGCGCTGATGAACTCGCTGAATCGTAAGGACGTGCAGAGCGCGGCTCACGTCGACCCGAAGGCAGTTGCCGAAGTGAAAGATCTGCTTCTGCTCCCCGCGTCGGTTGCAGAGAAGGCCCTTCGCTCGCAGGGCGGGGACGTCAGCAAGGCCGTGCGACAGttcttctgcggcgaagagcaggacggcgaaggcgtcctCGGCTGA
- a CDS encoding zinc finger, C3HC4 type (RING finger) domain-containing protein (encoded by transcript BESB_083240), translating into MEPPERGGAQSSSHGLVLSLRAGLLSWAVAAAACVHSLMRTRSLLEWIRGIESLLLCWVLVALTSYVVMEISTRLFIGKLRVFERNRAKEKIFEKAVQAAMLVVGISYDLRESLYWVIWLTPPVFMEASLRVVKDRLDNPIPAEATRSDSSGLPFFLYSLVILLGALAWTLVGSGVFYDAHAKTKLILLYDVTALTLSCFAVQLSLLVAPHHTYWSAVLVSTQLMRIFTGLLLVAQQFLVWQQGASGLLHIADLLLFMRVKNAFGVIHQASQALRNHVLVCRTLGSVLPDVEGEEDEQGDTPAASDQFFCVICRETRRRGEGFKRLPCSHSFHFSCLQQWLTASSSVICPICRAPALPSSARGAESRPSSARPTTEAERRPAGRETHARDARGADGNQELSSALSSSSSSSSSLSSSSSSSSSSSSPSFSSSSSPSASSSSPSSSLPSSASSSSSAPSSSSPSESSSSSAVSPSSEGTGAAASTSGSPSYAQRYESSSSSSASSPPSSDPAPAAGPTGLAPSLSFLPPSPASSSSATSSNRESDEPAAPPVQVPASVSVGASEPSPVSSCSAAVSGRAAASAPPTEAAAATPGLALAHATSAASSPSRASSPAASPPSSSADPHSPASAVSAVSSSAAASHAPSASGSLPSSGAAAAASLIAAAAAEAAAGRPQRDDGATEQVAESEDDEFDGEPYTPLVVVVALPSSDPQTVAAAADLFGSFSPIPPSVVATAVAAQAGTVPVGSGTGGATATAGGPTAGTEESVHPAGPSVPSSLASRSGLPGGEEGRGQEAEQVERQDAEGVSGPPSGPARSDEETAAAVAVEMLAEESAALAAEPAIAAATLWGMRHVTAMRLSPVAAFHVELPEFFLTLAGYQAPGLLGRLFDRIARYLIYLAGVRAIPLPPLPRLEAAEPAPAPPSPDPLPVVAPSSASEAPSSAASSSSSLSPRLSPAASSAALHGGTSSPSSASLASPAAFSSSLPLGSSSQSASHRLPVSASSPLSPPSLAASAAGPSRAPQSSTSSVLRSSPPQDVRQDARRDLPSDREDVPPPTLLPADSHARESQTDGGLHGEKGELQDSSSGLRAALASEPRAQEDNGDDSLCAQRARHSREEADEGRKESSENHE; encoded by the exons ATGGAGCCGCccgagcgcggaggagcgcagAGCAGCAGCCATGGATTGGTGttgtcgctgcgcgccggcctcctgAGCTGGGCggtcgctgcagcggcgtgcGTGCACTCGCTCATGCGCACGCGATCTCTCCTCGAGTGGATACGCGGAATCGA GTCGCTTCTGCTCTGCTGGGTTCTCGTCGCGCTCACGAGCTACGTCGTCATGGAAATCTCCACGAGGCTGTTCATCGGCAAGCTCCGCGTCTTTGAGCGAAACCGCGCAAAGGAAAAGATCTTCGAAAAAGCG GTACAAGCTGCGATGCTCGTGGTAGGAATCTCGTACGACCTCCGGGAGAGCCTTTACTGGGTGATTTGG CTCACTCCGCCGGTCTTCATGGAGGCGTCACTTCGCGTGGTCAAGGATCGCCTGGACAACCCCATCCCCGCGGAAGCCACGCGCAGCGACTCCAGCGGCCTTCCGTTTTTCCTCTACTCGCTTGTGattctcctcggcgcgctcgcgtggACCCTCGTCGGCTCAGGCGTCTTCTacgacgcgcacgcgaaaaCCAAACTCATTCTTCTCTACGAT GTCACTGCGCTCACGCTCTCGTGCTTCGCCGTgcagctgtctctcctcgtcgcgccgcaccAC aCGTACTGGTCTGCAGTTTTGGTCTCGACGCAGTTGATGCGCATCTTCACGGGGCTGcttctcgtcgcgcagcaATTTCTCGTCTGGCAACAGGGCGCAAGCGGCCTCCTTCACATCGCTgacctcctcctcttcatgCGCGTCAAAAACGCCTTCGGCGTCATACACCAAGCT TCGCAGGCTCTCCGGAACCACGTGCTGGTGTGCCGCACGCTGGGAAGCGTGCTGCCTGAcgtcgagggcgaggaggacgagcagGGCGACACGCCAGCGGCCTCAGACCAGTTCTTCTGCGTGATTTGCCGGGAGActcggaggcgcggagagggctTCAAGCGTCTGCCGTGCAGCCACTCCTTCCACTTCTCCTGTCTGCAGCAGTGGCTGACAGCGAGCTCCAGCGTCATCTGTCCCAT ctgccgcgccccGGCGTTgccgtcctcggcgcgcggcgctgagtcgaggccttcttccgcgcgacCGACGACAGAGGCAGAAAGAAGGCCTGCAGGCCGAGAAACGCATGCGCGGGATGCAAGAGGAGCAGATGGAAATCAAGAACTTTCTtctgctctctcctcttcgtcttcgtcctcttcgtctctttcctcttcgtcttcgtcctcttcgtcttcgtcctctccgtctttttcgtcttcgtcttcgccctccgcttcttcctcttccccgtcttcttcccttccttcctctgcttcttcctcatcTTCCGCTCCAtcatcttcttctccgtcagagtcttcctcttcgtctgcagtgtctccttcctctgaAGGGACCGGGGCTGCGGCTTCCACTTCCGGCAGCCCCTCGTATGCACAGCGGTATGAATCgagttcctcctcttccgcctcttctccgccttcgtcggACCCCGCACCTGCTGCAGGCCCTACTGGACTGGCGCCTTCTCTCAGTTTCTTacctccttcgcctgcttcaTCTTCGTCTGCCACTTCTTCGAATCGTGAGTCCGACGAacccgctgcgccgcctgttCAGGTGCCTGCAAGCGTCTCTGTCGGCGCCTCAGAAccgtctcctgtctcttcctgctccgctgccgtctcgggtcgcgcggctgcgtccgcgccccCAAccgaggcggctgctgcaacgccgggcctcgccctcgctcacgcgacctcggcggcgtcgtctccttcccgcgcatcctctcctgctgcgtctccgccttcctcgtcggccGATCCCCATTCTCCAGCGTCTGCTGTTTCGGCGGTTTCTTcgtccgctgcagcctcgcacGCACCTAGCGCCTCGGgttcgcttccttcctctggggccgcagcggctgcgtcgctcatcgccgcagcagctgccgaggccgcggctgggCGGCCTCAGCGCGACGACGGGGCGACGGAGCAAGTCGCGGAGTCTGAAGACGACGAATTCGACGGGG AGCCCTATACGCCGCTGGTCGTCGTCGTGGCCTTGCCCTCTTCGGACCCGCAGAcggtcgctgcagccgcggaccTCTTTGGCTCGTTCTCTCCGATTCCTCCCTCGGTcgtcgcgaccgcggtcgcggcgcaggcagggaCAGTCCCTGTGGGGTCGGGGACGggaggggcgacggcgaccgcgggggGCCCGACCGCGGGGACGGAAGAGTCAGTTCACCCAGCGGGGCCGAGCGTCCCCTCTTCTTTGGCCTCACGCTCCGGCCTcccaggaggcgaagaaggaagaggccAAGAAGCCGAGCAAGTAGAGAGGcaagacgcggagggcgttTCTGGGCCTCCGTCTGGTcctgcgcgcagcgacgaggaaacTGCAGCAGCTGTTGCTGTTGAAATGCTTGCAGAGGAGTCAGCGGCTCTCGCAGCGGAGCCCGCGATCGCAGCGGCGACCCTTTGGGGCATGAGGCACGTCACCGCCATGCGCCTCTCACCCGTTGCAGCCTTCCACGTCGAAT TGCCGGAATTCTTCTTGACTCTCGCGGGCTACCAAGCCCCGGGTCTCCTAGGGCGCCTTTTTGATCGCATCGCTCGCTACCTCATCTACCTGGCA GGCGTTCGCGCGATTCCCTtgccgcctcttccgcggctcgaggccgctgagcccgcccccgcgccgccttcgcctgatCCCTTGCCCGTGGTCGCTCCATCGAGTGCATCGGAAGCGCCGAGTTctgccgcgtcttcctcctcgtctttgtctcctcgtctgtctcctgctgcctcctcggccgCGTTGCACGGGGGCACTTCGTCaccgtcgtccgcgtctctcgcttcaCCCGCcgctttttcgtcttctctccctctgggCTCTTCATCCCAGTCTGCATCTCACCgtctgcctgtctctgcatcttctcctctttcgcctccttctctcgctgcgtctgctgcaggcccTTCCCGTGCACCGCAGTCGTCGACGTCTTCTGTCCTTCgttcgtcgcctccgcaggacGTGCGGCAGGACGCGCGACGTGACCTGCCCTCGGACCGAGAGGACGTCCCCCCGCCGACGTTGCTTCCAGCAGACAGCCATGCGAGGGAGTCGCAAACCGACGGGGGATTGCacggagagaagggagaacTTCAGGATTCCTCCTCTGGTCTGCGGGCAGCCCTCGCTTCCGAGCCACGCGCCCAAGAGGACAACGGAGACGATTCACTATGCGCGCAAAGGGCGAGGCACAGTCGCGAAGAAGCTGACGAAGGGAGAAAAGAGAGTTCGGAAAATCACGAGTGA